A portion of the Gossypium arboreum isolate Shixiya-1 chromosome 8, ASM2569848v2, whole genome shotgun sequence genome contains these proteins:
- the LOC108468336 gene encoding uncharacterized protein LOC108468336, which produces MSTSAIEVSGEKVKAVWDKRLTETFCDICIKEILKGNRPGTHFTKDGWLKIMINFEKETGKAFSQRQLKNRWDALKKEWKAWKKLKGEDTGLGWNPIKRTVVPEAQKFRTLGIDPEFEGKLDQMFMGIVATGDKAWAPSSGTLRSDFFENVNNEIHEEDDEENVRNDVHILNDVHISNDVHISNDVQIDGNGQKRKNPEISSSHFKTGRKKSSKQIEGAARLSSQIEKLCNATDNMSQATSSLTLLWIHMVFHKRSKCSTKMSEEVLVMSIVENYSGDENDDEREKKEILQRMECFNQLFVVASSSVQLYYEKYILKQPCMNSKQSGAIDGTHIAAILPPNEQIPHIGRKGKYYLVDSGYPQMKGYLGPYRDFMKYEDINWAYENTIDSENTHGRESDDDDDDDDDGDDDGESSNSSGFEMELTRDAIASSLMNSL; this is translated from the exons ATGAGTACGTCGGCGATTGAAGTTAGTGGTGAAAAAGTGAAAGCAGTGTGGGATAAGAGATTGACAGAAACATTTTGTGATATTTGTATTAAAGAGATATTGAAAGGCAATAGGCCTGGTACTCATTTCACAAAAGATGGATGGTTGAAAATAATGATCAACTTTGAGAAAGAAACGGGCAAGGCTTTTTCACAAAGACAACTTAAAAATAGGTGGGATGCCCTAAAAAAAGAATGGAAAGCTTGGAAGAAACTTAAAGGTGAAGATACTGGTCTAGGGTGGAATCCTATTAAAAGAACC GTTGTGCCTGAAGCTCAAAAATTTAGAACATTGGGCATTGATCCTGAATTCGAAGGGAAGTTGGACCAAATGTTTATGGGAATAGTTGCAACAGGTGATAAAGCATGGGCACCTTCTTCTGGTACACTCCGTAgtgatttttttgaaaatgttaATAATGAAATACATGAAGAGGATGATGAAGAAAATGTGAGAAATGATGTTCACATTTTAAATGATGTTCACATTTCAAATGATGTTCACATTTCAAATGATGTTCAAATTGATGGAAACggtcaaaaaagaaaaaaccctGAGATATCAAGTTCACATTTTAAGACTGGAAGAAAGAAATCCTCAAAGCAAATTGAAGGGGCTGCAAGATTGTCCAGTCAAATAGAAAAATTATGCAATGCAACTGACAATATGAGTCAAGCCACATCTAGTTTGACTCTGTTATGGATCCATATGGTATTCCACAAGCGGTCAAAGTGCTCGACAAAGATGTCGGAAGAAGTTCTG GTGATGAGTATAGTTGAGAATTACAGCGGTGATGAAAATGATGatgaaagggaaaagaaagagatTTTACAACGCATGGAATGTTTTAACCAATTATTTGTTGTTGCATCTTCTTCCGTGCAATTATATTACGAGAAGTATATATTAAAGCAACCATGCATGAATTCAAAACAGTCAG GTGCAATTGATGGTACTCATATTGCCGCTATTCTTCCACCAAATGAACAAATTCCCCATATTGGAAGAAAAG GAAAATATTATCTTGTTGATTCTGGATATCCTCAAATGAAAGGTTATCTTGGACCATATAGAG ATTTTATGAAATACGAAGATATTAACTGGGCATATGAGAATACTATTGATTCAGAAAATACGCATGGTCGAGAAAGTGATGATGATGACGACGACGATGATGATGGTGATGATGATGGTGAATCAAGCAATTCAAGTGGTTTTGAAATGGAATTAACAAGAGATGCTATAGCTTCTAGTTTAATGAATTCACTTTAA